From a region of the Spelaeicoccus albus genome:
- a CDS encoding glycerophosphodiester phosphodiesterase family protein translates to MRQFRPTAHRGGAALDANLGIENTVRAFMNARNLGYTYLETDVRTSCDGVPYVLHDAELTRMTGMPGLLSETTSRALDDVLVAGREPLPRLEAVLTELPDCHFNIDLKDDGAPRRVADVLTRTGAASRVTVASFDNRRLRLFRRLMPDVATSASTRETALFVLGTLPRLRRSAVDGGATRLQLPLDYSGLRVVTRRLVERAHLAGLAVDVWTIDDPAVMNELIDLGVDGIVSDAVDVLRDVAAARELWPTGA, encoded by the coding sequence ATGCGACAGTTCCGGCCGACCGCTCATCGCGGCGGAGCCGCTCTCGACGCCAATTTAGGCATCGAGAATACGGTGCGCGCGTTCATGAATGCCCGCAACCTCGGATACACCTATCTGGAGACCGACGTCCGCACCAGCTGCGACGGCGTCCCGTACGTGCTGCACGATGCGGAGCTGACCCGGATGACCGGCATGCCCGGGCTGCTGTCGGAGACGACGTCGCGTGCGCTGGACGACGTGCTGGTGGCCGGGCGCGAACCCCTCCCCCGTCTTGAAGCAGTTCTGACCGAGCTGCCGGATTGCCATTTCAACATCGATTTGAAGGACGACGGCGCACCCCGCCGCGTTGCGGACGTGCTGACCCGTACCGGCGCGGCAAGCCGGGTCACCGTGGCTTCGTTCGACAATCGGCGGCTGCGGTTGTTCCGGCGTCTGATGCCGGACGTCGCCACGTCGGCCTCGACCCGCGAGACGGCGCTGTTCGTCCTGGGCACCCTCCCCCGCCTTCGCCGGAGCGCGGTGGACGGCGGCGCGACCCGCCTCCAGCTGCCGCTGGACTACTCGGGCCTCCGCGTGGTCACTCGCCGGCTCGTTGAGCGGGCTCACCTCGCCGGGCTGGCCGTTGACGTGTGGACAATTGACGACCCGGCAGTCATGAACGAGCTGATTGACCTGGGCGTCGACGGCATCGTGTCGGACGCCGTCGATGTTTTACGGGACGTGGCGGCAGCCCGCGAGCTTTGGCCAACCGGAGCCTGA
- a CDS encoding RNA polymerase-binding protein RbpA, with translation MSERSLRGTQLGSRSLESDAGVEPAPRQIAEYVCADGSTFTVPFSVEADIPQTWESGTSGHGILKGTQEAGADDEKHVRTHWDMLLERRSPEELQALLDERLELLHAGRLHQSPATGESKESAKKPAKRKAKK, from the coding sequence ATGAGCGAGCGCAGCCTCCGAGGGACACAGCTTGGCTCCAGGAGCTTGGAGTCCGATGCCGGCGTTGAGCCGGCACCACGTCAGATTGCCGAATACGTGTGTGCGGACGGCAGCACGTTCACCGTGCCGTTCTCGGTCGAAGCGGATATTCCGCAGACCTGGGAATCGGGCACCAGCGGCCACGGCATCCTCAAGGGGACGCAAGAGGCCGGCGCCGATGACGAGAAGCACGTGCGCACCCACTGGGACATGCTGCTCGAGCGGCGCAGCCCCGAAGAATTGCAGGCGCTTCTGGACGAGCGGCTGGAACTCTTGCACGCCGGCCGACTGCACCAGAGCCCGGCTACCGGCGAGAGCAAGGAATCGGCAAAGAAACCCGCCAAGCGCAAGGCCAAGAAGTAG
- a CDS encoding polyprenol monophosphomannose synthase translates to MTVPGSRTLVVMPTYNERRSLPTSVTALLDGDREIDILIVDDNSPDGTGRIADSLAADSDRVFVLHRHRKSGLGNAYIAGFRWGLGHDYDVFVEMDADGSHRSEDLPRLLDTITAGADVVLGSRWVPGGRVVNWPRRRQLLSRSANTYVRVAMGIGLHDATAGFRAYRRSVLEALDLDTISSQGYCFQVDMAWLSRLAGFAIAEVPITFVEREYGTSKMTGAIVGEAFVLTTAWAIRQRARQLKSLTSPLRRAANRRRKN, encoded by the coding sequence ATGACCGTTCCCGGCAGCCGCACGCTCGTCGTCATGCCGACGTATAACGAACGCCGTTCCCTGCCGACATCGGTGACCGCACTCCTGGACGGCGACCGCGAGATCGACATCCTCATCGTCGACGACAATTCTCCCGACGGCACCGGACGGATCGCCGATTCACTCGCCGCGGATTCCGACCGTGTCTTCGTACTGCACCGGCATCGCAAGTCCGGGCTCGGCAACGCCTATATCGCCGGCTTCCGCTGGGGGCTCGGGCACGATTACGACGTGTTCGTCGAAATGGACGCCGACGGTTCACACCGCAGCGAGGATCTCCCGCGGCTGCTGGACACGATCACTGCCGGCGCGGACGTCGTACTGGGGTCGCGGTGGGTGCCGGGCGGACGCGTCGTCAATTGGCCCCGGCGTCGCCAGCTGCTGTCCCGGTCGGCGAACACGTATGTGCGGGTGGCCATGGGAATCGGACTGCACGACGCCACTGCCGGCTTCCGCGCCTACCGGCGCAGCGTGCTCGAGGCGCTCGACCTCGACACCATCTCGTCGCAGGGCTATTGCTTCCAGGTGGACATGGCATGGCTCAGCAGGCTTGCCGGGTTCGCCATCGCCGAGGTGCCCATCACGTTCGTCGAACGAGAATACGGCACCTCCAAGATGACCGGCGCCATAGTGGGCGAGGCTTTCGTCTTGACGACGGCGTGGGCGATACGACAACGGGCCCGCCAGCTGAAATCGCTGACGAGCCCGTTGCGGCGTGCGGCAAACCGACGCCGGAAGAATTAA
- a CDS encoding amidohydrolase family protein has product MGHRVQRMTARHGKLEDMHKTLFLGGDVYSPADPFATAMLIDGDSVAWVGSDEAARAVGDSAEVVELDGALVTPAFVDALADGSAPDAASAGAARGVAAVHITVGADDVERFAPDEESDTAVYIAAQVSTAAEADEWKDAAPWLTGFAAEVGDDGDIAAQIAAATSAGLQARFTAADDGQLARVLAGYDAAAESAGRARLAAAGHRVDIAHAASDDMIAEMNSRRLSVGVRPGDGEARIGSMIKAGIPVAFGAAGTDGAPDPWGSVRAAVFADDPNERISARAAFTAHTRGGRRVAGGPGDGALVPGAQATFTIWAPTDLLVQVADERIAAWSTDPRSGTPGLPDLADPEFRPTCLSTVRRGRRVHMSEQGRSA; this is encoded by the coding sequence ATGGGCCACCGGGTGCAGCGCATGACGGCGCGGCACGGCAAACTGGAGGACATGCACAAGACTCTCTTTCTGGGCGGCGATGTGTATTCGCCGGCCGATCCCTTTGCCACGGCCATGCTCATCGACGGCGATTCGGTGGCGTGGGTCGGATCGGACGAGGCGGCGCGCGCCGTCGGCGACAGCGCGGAGGTGGTGGAGCTGGACGGCGCGCTGGTGACGCCGGCGTTCGTGGACGCCCTGGCGGACGGCTCGGCGCCCGACGCCGCCTCGGCCGGTGCCGCCCGCGGCGTCGCGGCGGTTCACATCACGGTCGGCGCGGACGACGTCGAGCGGTTCGCGCCCGACGAGGAATCCGATACGGCAGTCTATATTGCCGCGCAGGTGTCTACCGCCGCCGAAGCCGACGAGTGGAAGGACGCCGCGCCGTGGCTGACCGGTTTTGCCGCTGAGGTCGGAGACGACGGTGACATCGCCGCTCAGATCGCGGCCGCCACGTCGGCCGGCTTGCAAGCCCGCTTCACGGCGGCGGACGATGGACAGCTGGCCCGTGTGCTTGCCGGGTACGATGCGGCTGCCGAGTCTGCCGGCCGAGCCCGGCTTGCTGCGGCCGGCCACCGCGTCGATATCGCGCACGCCGCCTCCGACGACATGATCGCCGAGATGAATTCGCGCAGGCTGTCGGTCGGCGTCCGGCCCGGCGACGGCGAGGCGCGCATCGGCAGCATGATCAAGGCGGGCATTCCGGTTGCGTTCGGAGCGGCCGGCACGGACGGTGCGCCGGATCCGTGGGGGTCGGTGCGCGCTGCAGTATTCGCCGACGACCCGAATGAGCGAATTTCCGCCCGTGCCGCGTTCACTGCCCACACCCGCGGCGGCCGACGCGTCGCCGGCGGGCCGGGGGACGGCGCGCTGGTGCCCGGAGCGCAGGCCACGTTCACGATCTGGGCGCCGACCGATCTGCTGGTACAGGTCGCCGACGAGCGGATCGCCGCCTGGAGCACCGATCCGCGCTCCGGCACGCCGGGCCTGCCGGACCTGGCCGATCCGGAGTTCCGCCCCACGTGCTTGTCGACGGTGCGCCGCGGTCGGCGGGTCCACATGTCCGAACAGGGTCGAAGCGCGTGA
- a CDS encoding 5'-3' exonuclease has protein sequence MTEDPAAPSLLVLDTPALYYRAFYAMPSSITTDDGQPVGAVRGLLDMIAHLIGTYGGSHVLACWDDDWRPQFRVDLVPSYKAHRVTEDGQETPPELLAQLDWIRTALRAADIPVAGVPGYEADDVIASLVTAAAGDKVVVTGDRDLFQLVDDDVNVVYPGKSIREATRIDPTILRDEYSVASGTAYAVMATLRGDPSDGLPGVAGVGAKTAAKLVDAFGDLDGIIDAAADPVKPMTPRIAAAIEQSADDLRRAYRVVTTVKDLPVSSWVDGAGAPVAGAFDTAADRSAALTWAKPLRVDSSLSRLLAARDRAAADGAADNREQS, from the coding sequence ATGACCGAAGACCCCGCGGCGCCGTCGCTACTCGTGCTGGACACCCCGGCGCTTTATTACCGGGCGTTTTATGCGATGCCCTCGTCGATCACGACCGACGACGGGCAGCCGGTGGGCGCCGTGCGCGGCCTGCTCGACATGATTGCGCACCTCATCGGAACCTACGGCGGGTCACATGTGCTCGCCTGTTGGGACGACGATTGGCGGCCGCAGTTCCGAGTCGACCTCGTCCCCTCGTACAAGGCCCACCGGGTCACCGAGGACGGCCAGGAGACGCCGCCGGAGCTGTTGGCGCAGCTGGACTGGATCCGCACGGCGTTGCGCGCGGCGGACATCCCGGTGGCGGGCGTGCCCGGCTACGAGGCGGACGACGTGATCGCATCGCTTGTCACGGCAGCAGCCGGCGACAAAGTGGTAGTCACCGGCGATCGCGACTTGTTCCAGCTGGTCGATGACGACGTCAACGTCGTCTATCCGGGCAAATCGATCCGCGAAGCCACCCGCATCGATCCGACGATCTTGCGCGACGAGTACTCGGTCGCATCCGGCACGGCGTACGCCGTGATGGCGACGTTGCGCGGCGATCCGTCCGACGGATTGCCCGGCGTGGCCGGCGTCGGCGCCAAAACCGCTGCCAAGCTCGTGGACGCGTTCGGCGATCTCGACGGCATCATCGATGCCGCGGCCGATCCGGTCAAACCGATGACCCCCCGTATCGCTGCGGCGATCGAGCAATCGGCCGATGACCTGCGCCGGGCGTACCGGGTCGTCACGACCGTCAAAGACCTTCCGGTGTCATCGTGGGTCGACGGCGCCGGCGCGCCGGTCGCCGGCGCATTCGATACGGCCGCCGACCGGTCGGCGGCGCTGACCTGGGCGAAGCCGCTACGTGTCGATTCGAGCTTGAGTCGGCTTCTTGCCGCTCGCGACCGCGCTGCCGCCGACGGGGCCGCCGACAACAGGGAGCAATCATGA
- a CDS encoding exonuclease domain-containing protein, translating to MISNQISWTAGALLAFDLETTGVDPATARIVTATAAELGPGPDPLTRAITDTREWLVDPGIDIPESAVAIHGITSARARAEGMPAAAALQQIIDRIGQAARQGIPVVGHNVSYDLTVLHAEALRWHLDPPNPQKGTLGWVIDTLVMDKHMDRFRRGKRTLEVTAAHYGVPLTNAHDATSDAVAAARVAAVLGHRYPDLAGHTAEQLHALQADWKREQAASLQSYLRRHNPDAVVDGAWPVTL from the coding sequence ATGATCTCGAACCAGATCAGCTGGACTGCGGGCGCATTGCTGGCCTTCGATTTGGAGACGACGGGCGTGGACCCCGCCACCGCCCGCATCGTGACGGCGACCGCTGCCGAGCTCGGCCCGGGACCCGATCCGTTGACCCGGGCAATCACCGACACCCGTGAATGGCTCGTCGACCCGGGCATCGACATTCCGGAATCTGCCGTGGCCATCCACGGCATCACGTCGGCGCGTGCGCGGGCGGAGGGCATGCCGGCGGCCGCCGCGCTGCAGCAGATCATTGACCGGATCGGTCAGGCTGCTCGACAGGGAATCCCGGTGGTCGGGCACAATGTCAGTTACGATCTGACGGTGCTGCACGCCGAAGCGCTTCGCTGGCACCTGGATCCACCGAACCCACAGAAAGGCACCCTAGGGTGGGTGATAGACACCCTAGTGATGGACAAACACATGGATCGATTCCGCCGAGGAAAACGTACTCTCGAGGTCACGGCCGCGCATTACGGCGTGCCGTTGACGAACGCCCACGACGCGACGTCGGATGCCGTTGCCGCAGCCCGTGTCGCCGCCGTCCTGGGCCACCGTTACCCCGATTTGGCCGGACACACCGCCGAACAGCTGCACGCGCTGCAAGCCGACTGGAAACGGGAACAAGCGGCGAGCCTGCAATCGTATTTGCGTCGGCACAACCCCGACGCCGTCGTCGACGGTGCCTGGCCGGTGACCCTCTGA
- the secA2 gene encoding accessory Sec system translocase SecA2 has translation MAVGTLFSRLLNRPGAAASSSFRWAHAALKQIGDAEKELKKLSDDELRDAAGDVYGDGEPTRAQHIEFVGIAREAGRRALDERAFDTQILGTLGLLSGHVVEMATGEGKTLAGAMAAAGWALAGRSVHVLSVNDYLAGRDREWMLPLHEMLGVATDSIDQNTPADDRQRAYAAPICYAAVNEVGFDLLRDRFIERDADQRIEEFDVVLVDEADSILIDEARVPLVLAGSTNTEAFDAELPRIIAELDPDVHYEVSPDNRAVSLTGAGLDAVEERLGGIDLYGDDSDRLSAVNIALYAHALVHRDVDYLVVDGQIRLVSDSRGRVAQLQRWPDGLQAAVEAKEEVSATASGEILDSITVEELINSYRSICGMTGTAVAVGEDLREFYGLEIAVIDPNVPCVRDDEEDRIYATTAAKDKALISEVRKHHRLGRPVLIGTRSVADSERLAEQLTSRRIDVEVLNAKDDKREAEIIAKAGAKSAVTVSTQMAGRGTDIRLGGDEVVDLGGLVVIGAGRYHSSRLDDQLRGRSGRQGDPGSSVFFTSLDDDLFRRVPEASRLADAADESGRVTHRRAAPLLEHAQRILEGENTAIHRDTWRFNQLVQKQRSLVLDKREGIRHDGVGQSEVIEGARDSIVDDAIEEFGEAAVHAGLRDALLFHLDERWVEHLEFLNDLREGIHLRSLAREKPHEAFNIESIKAFETFWPDVLSSTIDTVNNAEFNENGIDLVGHGMRRPSSTWTYLTTESVSSSDIESFVRRLGKKG, from the coding sequence ATGGCCGTCGGCACCTTGTTCTCCCGATTGCTGAACCGCCCGGGCGCTGCGGCCAGCAGCAGCTTCCGGTGGGCGCACGCCGCATTGAAGCAGATCGGCGACGCGGAGAAAGAGCTGAAGAAACTCAGCGACGATGAATTGCGCGACGCTGCCGGCGACGTGTACGGCGACGGCGAACCGACGCGCGCCCAACACATCGAATTCGTCGGCATCGCCCGCGAAGCCGGGCGGCGCGCGCTCGATGAACGCGCATTCGATACGCAGATCCTCGGCACGCTCGGACTCTTATCGGGCCACGTGGTCGAAATGGCCACCGGCGAAGGCAAGACTCTTGCCGGCGCGATGGCCGCCGCCGGGTGGGCGTTGGCCGGCCGCAGTGTGCATGTGCTCAGCGTCAACGACTATTTGGCCGGGCGCGACCGCGAGTGGATGCTGCCGCTGCACGAAATGCTCGGCGTCGCAACCGATTCGATCGATCAGAACACTCCTGCCGATGACAGGCAGCGAGCCTACGCCGCCCCGATCTGTTATGCGGCCGTCAATGAGGTCGGCTTCGACCTGCTGCGCGATCGCTTCATCGAACGCGACGCCGACCAACGCATCGAAGAATTCGACGTCGTCCTTGTCGATGAGGCCGATTCGATCCTCATCGACGAGGCGCGCGTGCCGCTCGTTTTGGCCGGCAGCACGAACACCGAAGCGTTCGACGCCGAACTTCCGCGGATCATCGCGGAGCTGGATCCCGACGTGCATTACGAGGTCAGCCCCGACAACCGAGCGGTCAGCTTGACCGGAGCCGGCCTGGACGCCGTCGAAGAACGACTGGGCGGTATCGACCTTTACGGCGACGATTCCGACCGTCTTTCAGCCGTCAACATAGCGTTGTATGCGCACGCCCTGGTCCACCGCGACGTCGACTATCTGGTGGTTGACGGGCAGATCCGGCTCGTCAGCGATTCTCGCGGCCGCGTGGCGCAGTTGCAACGTTGGCCGGACGGGCTTCAAGCGGCTGTCGAAGCGAAAGAAGAAGTCAGCGCGACGGCCAGCGGCGAGATCCTCGACTCGATCACCGTCGAAGAGCTGATCAACTCCTACCGCAGCATTTGCGGCATGACGGGGACGGCGGTTGCCGTCGGCGAGGACTTGCGCGAGTTCTACGGGCTCGAGATCGCCGTCATCGATCCGAACGTGCCGTGCGTGCGCGACGACGAAGAGGATCGGATCTACGCCACCACCGCGGCCAAGGACAAGGCGCTCATCTCCGAAGTCCGCAAGCACCACCGACTCGGCAGGCCCGTTCTGATCGGCACGCGCAGCGTGGCCGATAGTGAACGGCTTGCCGAACAGTTGACGTCCCGGCGAATCGACGTCGAGGTGCTCAACGCGAAAGACGACAAGCGCGAGGCCGAGATCATCGCCAAAGCCGGCGCCAAGAGTGCCGTGACCGTGTCGACGCAAATGGCCGGGCGCGGCACGGACATCCGTCTTGGCGGCGACGAAGTCGTCGACTTGGGCGGCCTCGTCGTGATCGGCGCGGGACGCTACCACAGCTCCCGGCTCGACGATCAGCTGCGCGGCCGGTCCGGTCGGCAAGGCGACCCGGGCAGTTCGGTCTTCTTCACCAGCCTCGACGACGACTTGTTCCGGCGCGTGCCGGAAGCGTCCAGGCTCGCGGACGCCGCCGACGAGAGCGGCCGTGTCACGCACCGCCGTGCCGCGCCGCTGTTGGAGCACGCGCAACGGATTCTGGAAGGCGAGAACACGGCAATCCACCGCGACACGTGGCGGTTCAATCAGTTGGTGCAAAAGCAGCGATCGCTTGTGCTCGATAAGCGCGAGGGCATTCGCCATGACGGGGTTGGCCAAAGCGAAGTGATTGAGGGCGCCCGCGATTCGATAGTCGACGACGCGATCGAGGAATTCGGCGAAGCGGCAGTGCACGCCGGACTGCGCGACGCGCTACTGTTCCATCTGGACGAGCGGTGGGTCGAGCACTTGGAATTCCTGAACGATCTTCGCGAAGGCATCCACTTGCGCAGCTTGGCCCGGGAAAAGCCGCACGAGGCGTTCAACATCGAGTCCATCAAGGCGTTTGAAACGTTTTGGCCCGATGTCCTCTCCTCGACGATCGACACCGTGAACAACGCGGAATTCAACGAGAACGGCATCGACCTGGTCGGACACGGGATGCGGCGGCCGAGTTCGACGTGGACCTATCTGACCACCGAGTCGGTGTCGAGCTCGGACATCGAATCGTTCGTCCGACGGCTCGGCAAGAAGGGCTGA
- a CDS encoding DEAD/DEAH box helicase, whose protein sequence is MSSPAERYAAARKAARARQPEFGKFSRSLGFEPDDFQIDACRSLEAGKSVLVAAPTGAGKTVVAEFAVHLAIGSGRKAFYTTPIKALSNQKYGELCAAYGSDRVGLLTGDVSVNGEAPIVVMTTEVLRNILYASSATLSGLGFVVLDEVHYLADKFRGPVWEEVIIHLPPSVQTVSLSATVSNAEEFGDWLGEVRGETDVIVTEARPVPLFQHVMAGSRLYDLFVDGSVNPQLKQLASVETRPRQQPGHRRSRRERYDLRRGDQGRTRRPSRSAVIKRLDSEALLPAITFIFSRTGCDAAVQQCLRAHVTLTTPEEQRVIKDTIDERCAELPAEDLDVLGFHDFRAGLLSGLAPHHAGMLPTFKQLVEELFVAGLVRAVFATETLSLGINMPARTVVLEKLSKFNGQTHTDITPGEFTQLTGRAGRRGIDVEGHAVVLWGPGMNPKSVAGLASARSYYLRSSFRPTYNMSANLVTQVGREAARGILETSFAQFQADKGVVGLARKVRENESALDGYARAQQCDHGDFAEYAALRRELTDLEKRASSGAASGMKHRLRRSLLDLLPGDIIDIGTGRRAGPSVVVLPGHVSKRGNAQMPTVLTLDGQLRVVRETDAVDPVEPVGRIKVSKHFDVRSPKSRRDLASSLRSALREGRRTPHDLRNRRRTPPRSSADDEAIEALRRRIASHPCHGCSERETHARWAERWWKLRRETDALVRQIEGRTNSIAKVFDRVCGVLERLGYLPGHADALCRIYGERDLLTAESLRAGLWKDLEPAEVAALASTLVYSARREESGMLTRFPTRRLSSAVDGLLGTWAALEAVESDFRVERTAEPDQGIIWPMYKWASGKSLDAVLTGGDLAAGDFVRWAKQVLDLLDQLRGVGDPALRRTAGKAIDVVRRGVVGQALE, encoded by the coding sequence ATGAGTTCTCCCGCGGAGCGCTACGCCGCCGCACGGAAGGCGGCCCGCGCACGGCAACCGGAGTTCGGGAAATTCAGCCGGTCGCTCGGCTTTGAACCGGACGATTTTCAAATCGACGCATGCCGGTCCCTCGAAGCCGGCAAGTCGGTACTCGTCGCCGCGCCCACCGGTGCCGGAAAGACGGTCGTTGCCGAGTTCGCGGTCCACCTGGCGATCGGATCGGGCCGGAAAGCGTTTTACACGACTCCCATCAAGGCGCTCAGCAACCAAAAATACGGCGAACTGTGCGCCGCCTACGGCAGCGACCGCGTGGGCCTGCTGACCGGTGACGTGAGCGTGAACGGCGAAGCCCCCATTGTCGTCATGACGACCGAAGTGCTGCGTAATATACTGTACGCGTCGTCGGCCACCTTGTCCGGACTGGGCTTCGTCGTCCTCGACGAGGTGCACTATCTGGCGGATAAATTCCGCGGGCCCGTGTGGGAAGAAGTGATCATCCACCTGCCGCCGTCCGTGCAGACCGTCTCGTTGTCGGCGACAGTGTCCAATGCCGAGGAATTCGGCGACTGGCTGGGCGAGGTCCGGGGGGAGACCGACGTCATCGTCACCGAAGCCCGTCCGGTGCCGCTGTTTCAGCACGTCATGGCCGGTAGCCGCCTGTACGATCTCTTTGTCGACGGCTCGGTCAACCCGCAGTTGAAGCAGCTGGCTTCCGTGGAGACCAGACCCAGGCAGCAGCCGGGGCACCGCCGCAGCCGCCGCGAGCGATATGACCTGCGGCGCGGCGATCAGGGCCGCACGCGCCGTCCCAGCCGCTCAGCGGTCATCAAGCGACTGGACTCCGAGGCGCTGTTGCCCGCCATTACGTTCATTTTTTCGCGCACCGGCTGCGACGCGGCGGTTCAGCAATGCTTGCGGGCGCACGTGACATTGACGACGCCGGAGGAGCAACGCGTCATCAAAGACACCATTGACGAGCGGTGCGCGGAGCTGCCGGCCGAAGACCTCGACGTTCTCGGGTTCCACGACTTCCGGGCCGGTCTGCTGTCCGGGTTGGCCCCGCACCACGCCGGTATGCTGCCGACGTTCAAACAGCTCGTCGAAGAGCTGTTCGTCGCCGGGCTGGTGCGTGCCGTGTTCGCCACCGAGACTCTGTCGCTGGGCATCAACATGCCCGCGCGCACCGTCGTATTGGAAAAACTTTCGAAATTCAACGGGCAGACGCATACCGACATCACGCCGGGGGAGTTCACGCAGTTGACCGGGCGCGCCGGACGCCGGGGCATCGACGTCGAGGGACACGCGGTCGTCCTGTGGGGCCCGGGAATGAACCCGAAGAGCGTGGCGGGGCTCGCCTCGGCACGCAGCTACTATCTGCGGTCGAGTTTCCGACCGACTTACAACATGTCCGCCAATCTCGTCACCCAGGTGGGCCGTGAGGCGGCACGCGGAATCCTGGAAACGTCGTTCGCCCAGTTCCAGGCCGACAAGGGAGTCGTGGGCCTGGCGCGGAAGGTGCGCGAGAACGAGAGCGCCCTCGACGGCTACGCGAGGGCGCAGCAGTGCGACCACGGCGACTTCGCCGAGTACGCAGCTCTCCGACGTGAGCTGACGGACCTGGAAAAGCGCGCGTCCTCGGGGGCCGCCAGCGGCATGAAGCACCGGCTGCGCCGGTCACTGCTCGACCTGTTGCCCGGTGACATCATCGACATCGGCACGGGCCGGAGAGCCGGCCCCTCGGTAGTCGTCCTGCCCGGGCACGTGAGTAAGCGCGGCAATGCGCAAATGCCCACGGTGTTGACGCTCGACGGTCAGCTGCGGGTCGTCCGCGAGACGGATGCCGTCGATCCGGTCGAGCCCGTCGGCCGAATCAAGGTTTCCAAACATTTCGACGTCCGCAGCCCGAAATCACGGCGCGATCTGGCTTCATCGTTGCGCAGCGCGCTCCGTGAAGGTCGGCGCACGCCGCACGATCTTCGAAACCGTCGACGGACGCCGCCGCGGTCGTCCGCCGACGACGAGGCCATCGAAGCGCTGCGCCGGCGGATCGCCTCTCATCCCTGCCATGGCTGTTCCGAACGCGAGACCCATGCTCGATGGGCTGAGCGCTGGTGGAAGTTGCGTCGGGAAACGGATGCGCTGGTACGCCAGATCGAGGGGCGGACCAATTCGATCGCCAAGGTCTTCGACCGGGTGTGCGGGGTGCTGGAACGTCTGGGCTACCTGCCGGGGCACGCTGACGCGTTGTGCCGGATCTACGGCGAGCGGGACCTTCTCACAGCCGAATCGCTGCGCGCGGGACTTTGGAAGGATCTCGAACCGGCGGAGGTCGCCGCCTTGGCGTCGACGCTTGTCTATTCGGCCCGCCGCGAGGAGTCCGGAATGCTGACACGGTTCCCGACCCGGCGCCTGAGCTCGGCCGTCGACGGCCTGCTGGGTACCTGGGCCGCCCTCGAAGCCGTCGAGTCCGATTTTCGGGTCGAGCGCACGGCCGAGCCCGATCAGGGGATCATTTGGCCGATGTACAAGTGGGCGTCGGGTAAGTCACTGGACGCCGTCCTCACCGGCGGCGATCTGGCGGCCGGCGATTTCGTCCGGTGGGCCAAACAGGTTCTCGATCTGCTCGATCAGCTGCGAGGCGTCGGCGACCCGGCCTTGCGCCGCACCGCCGGAAAAGCAATCGACGTCGTGCGACGCGGGGTCGTCGGCCAGGCCCTGGAGTAG
- the tatC gene encoding twin-arginine translocase subunit TatC, with translation MPLKAHIIELRNRLIIAAIGVVLGAVAGWFLYDPVFYILQQPIQEVAAARGNTADVNFQSVGAAFDMKLKVSLFIGAIVSSPVWIYEIWAFVTPGLTKKERGYTLGFMGAAIPLFLLGSVASFFALPNAVKGLTSFTPKGASNIINAQDYLSFVMMIVLMFGIAFVIPVIVVALNMVGILSAKTLVKGWRIIIILTLLFSAIATPTPDAVSMFFLAVPMLVLFVIAWVICAANDRRRKRKAIAEGTWVDPDADDDLDEYDADDADAGRNDPDAKRE, from the coding sequence ATGCCCCTCAAAGCGCACATCATCGAGCTGCGGAACCGTCTGATTATCGCCGCGATAGGCGTCGTCCTCGGGGCAGTTGCCGGTTGGTTTCTCTACGATCCGGTCTTCTACATACTTCAGCAACCCATCCAAGAAGTCGCCGCCGCACGCGGAAACACGGCCGACGTCAACTTCCAAAGCGTTGGCGCCGCCTTCGACATGAAGTTGAAGGTGTCGCTGTTCATCGGCGCCATCGTGTCGTCGCCGGTGTGGATCTACGAGATCTGGGCGTTCGTCACCCCGGGCCTGACAAAAAAAGAACGCGGATACACGCTCGGCTTCATGGGGGCGGCCATCCCGCTGTTCCTGCTGGGTTCCGTCGCTTCCTTCTTTGCCCTGCCGAACGCCGTCAAGGGCCTGACGAGCTTCACCCCGAAGGGCGCCAGCAATATCATCAACGCTCAGGACTACCTGAGCTTCGTCATGATGATTGTGCTGATGTTCGGCATCGCCTTCGTCATCCCGGTCATTGTCGTGGCGTTGAACATGGTGGGAATCCTCAGCGCGAAGACGCTCGTCAAGGGCTGGCGCATCATCATCATTCTCACGCTGCTGTTCTCGGCCATCGCGACGCCGACGCCGGACGCCGTGTCCATGTTCTTCCTGGCCGTCCCCATGCTCGTCTTGTTCGTCATCGCCTGGGTGATCTGCGCGGCGAACGACAGACGCCGCAAGCGCAAGGCCATCGCCGAGGGCACCTGGGTCGATCCGGATGCGGACGACGATCTTGACGAGTACGACGCCGACGATGCGGACGCCGGCCGAAACGATCCGGATGCAAAACGGGAGTGA